The following DNA comes from Pseudomonas triticicola.
CGGTACGTCCGGAATGATCACGCCGTAGTCCGAGTCGGCATCCTTGTGCAGAACGACCGGGAATTTCATAAAGGTGAACCCTTCCTCTGGCAAGTCCATGATGGGCGTTTCGTCTTCGAATACGGGCCTCATTTCAAACCCGCCTGTTTCAAAATGCTGTTGATCGTACCCTTGGGCAGATCCGAATCAGGGTGTTTGATCGTCACCCTTCCCTGCTTGGACGAATGCTTGTACTGGTGGTGACTGCCTTTTACCGCGACCAGGTACCAACCATCGTCCTCGATCATCCTGATCATTTCCCGACTGCGCATGTCCTTCGCCCTTATCTACAGCAACAGCTACAACTCTAGGGCACAAAGCGCGCAGCGATACACACCATACACACTTGGATAAATAATAGTCTGTTTCGTGATGATCACAGATGGACGGATCAACGGCGGGGCCCAAGATTGCGATGGGCAGTGCGATATTCGGTGTGCCGGCGGCGGCGGTGCTGTTCATAGTGCTGAGCGCCGAGGCGTAAAAAACTCTCGGCGCTCAGCCGTTGGATCAACGCACCAGATGCAGGAACTGCATGTGCCGTTCGTACTGGTCGAGGATGTCGTTGATGATCTGCTCTTTGGTGTAGCCGACCAGATCGTAGTCCTGACTGCCCTCGCTCAAATGCACTTCGGCGCGGTAGTAGCGGCGATTGTTGAGTTGCTTGGAACCCATGCCGCCGCGCGCGAACGATGGCGTGAAGTAGCCGCG
Coding sequences within:
- a CDS encoding type II toxin-antitoxin system HicA family toxin is translated as MRSREMIRMIEDDGWYLVAVKGSHHQYKHSSKQGRVTIKHPDSDLPKGTINSILKQAGLK